The DNA sequence AAATAGTCCGCCCTTCCGACGGCAAAGAGATCAAATCGATCGGTTTTGTACAGTGCGCCGGCTCGCGCGATGAAAATCATCTCCCTTACTGCTCATCCGTCTGCTGTCTCGCTTCCATGAAGCAGGCAACTTATGTCCATACCCAGTATCCGGAAGCAGATATACATATGTTTTACATTGATGTTCGCTCACCCGGCAGAATGGAAGATTTCTATGTCAAAGTCCAACAGGACCCGAAATTTCATTTTCACCGGGGCAAGGTTGGCAATGTCTCCGAAAATCCCGCCACTGGAAATATTATCCTGGAAGCGGAGAATACTCTCACCGGAGTTATCACAAAGACGGAAGTCGATATGGCGGTGCTGGCAATCGGAATGGTGCCGAATACCGCTGATGACCTGCCATCGATTCCTGTAACGCGGGACCCCTACGGGTTCCTTGTCTCCGACGGCAGCAGTGGGATTGTCGGAGCGGGGGCGGTGCTGCGGCCATGTGATGTCGCCAACAGCGTGCAGCAAGCCACCGGCGCCGCCATGCAGGCAATCTGTGCCGCGGGGAGGAAATAACTATGGAACCGAAAATTGGCGTTTATATCTGCAAGGGGTGCGAAATCGGCAGCGCTGTCGATATCGAAAAGTTAAGCGGCATCGCTCTTAAAGATGGCAAAGCCGACCTCTGCAAAACTCACGATATGTTCTGCTCCCTCGCGGGTCTGGAACTGATAAAGAGTGACATCGCCACAGAAGGGATAAACCGGGTGGTGGTTGCCGCCTGCTCCAATCGCGCCTTTCCGGAGCTGTTCGATTTTGGAAAAGATATCCTCACCGACCGGGTGAACCTCCGTGAACAGGTCGCCTGGTGCCACAAGCCCAATGACGATGATACCCAGCTTATAGCCGAAGATTATATTCGGATGGGAGTTGCCCGCGTCCGCAACAGTGAGCCGCCTCAACCCTTCATTGAAGAAACCAGCAAGACTATAATGGTGGTCGGGGGAGGCAAAGCCGGCTTGACGGCAGCCAAGGCCTCAGCCGCTGCCGGTTACAAAGTGATTCTGATTGAAAAAGAAAATCATCTGGGCGGATGGGCGGCCAAATTCTCGAAAGTATTCCCCAAAACGGCTCCCTATCAATTACCGGAGAATTCCGGCATTGACGAATTGATTAAAGAAGTCGAATCAAATCCTCATATTACGGTAAAGAAGGGCACGACGATTTCCAAAACCTCCGGTCAGCCCGGAAAGTTTAGTGTCGTCATTAACGATGGCTCTGTCGATACCGAACTGCAGGTTGGGGCGATTGTCCAGGCGACCGGCTGGAAATCCTACGACCCCGCTAAACTATCCCGCTGGGGATATGGGGTAACGCCCGATGTCGTAACTAATATCGACCTGGAAACGATGGTCTCCAACGGCGGTATTAAGAGACCCTCCGACGGTAAAGCGATTGAAAGCATCGCTTTTATCCAGTGCGCCGGCTCGCGCGAACCGGACCATCTCCCCTATTGCTCCGCCGTCTGTTGCCGGGTTTCGCTCAAACAGGCCCTCTATGTCAGAGAGAAATATCCCCATGCCAGGATATTTATAATCTACCGCGACCTCCGCGCCACGGCGCAGTACGAATTATTCTACGCCCACGTGCAAAACGATGATGCCATCTTCCTGACCAAAGGTGAAATCGCCGCTGTCAATAAAACTGACGGCGGCAAAATTGCCATCGATGTCAGAGAAACTCTCCTGGGTGAGGATATCCGAATCACGGCAGATATGGTCGTTTTGGCGACCGGCATGGTGCCGTCAACGAAAGTCGATGAATCTGAAACGGAGGCTGCGCCGCAGGAGACCTCTGAGTCAGCCGAAACTGCGGCTGCTCCTCAAGACGGTCTAATGGCCGACGGCAAAAAAGAAGCGGCCGGAGCGGAAAAAGGAGCAAAAATCTTAAATCTTTCATACCGGCAGGGAACCGACCTGCCCACTCTCAAGTACGGCTTCCCCGATTCTCATTATATCTGTTTTCCTTACGAAACCAGAAGAACCGGTATCTATGCGGCTGGTACTGTTCGCGCCCCGATGGACCTTTCCGCTTCCGCATCCGACGCCTACGGCGCCGCTCTCAAGGCGATTCAAGCGGTTGAATCAATTGCCCGTGGCGCCGCCGTGCACCCCCGCGCCGGCGACCTCTCCTTCCCCGAATTCTTCATGCAACGATGCACCCAGTGCAAACGCTGTACTGAAGAATGTCCCTTTGGAACTCTTGATGAAGATGCCAAAGGAACACCGCTGCCCAATCCGTTTCGCTGCCGCCGCTGCGGCATCTGCATGGGCGCCTGCCCCGAGCGCATTATCTCCTTTAAGAACTACAACGTAAATATGATCTCCCAGATGATAAAGGCGATTCATATTCCCGATGAGTTCGAAGAAAAGCCGCGCATCCTCGCTTTCATCTGCGAGAATGACGCCCTCCCGTCGCTCGACATGGCCGGAATGAAACGACTGCAGTACAATGCCATGGTCCGCCTCATTCCTCTTCGTTGTCTCGGCTCCATGAACACCATCTGGGTCGGCGATGCCCTGGCAAGCGGATTTGACGGCGTCCTCCTTATCGGATGCAAGAAAGGGGATGACTACCAATGCCATTTTATCCGCGGGTCCGAACTTGCCGCGACCAGGATGTCCAACGTGCGCGAAAAGTTGAAACAGCTGGTGCTGGAAGAGGAACGGGTGCAACTGCACGAAGTAGCCATATCGGACTATGCCAGAATTCCGAAAATCTTTGATGAATTTCTGGAGACCATTGAAAGGGTAGGTCCCAACCCCTATAAGGGAATGTAACCGTTTTCTTGCCCTGCCACCGCCAAAATCGGTGGTGGCAGGGCAAGATTGACTATATATATCAGAACTGTTTTTGCTGCAGATTAAGGGCTAAGTCTTTCATCAGGCACAATGCATTTCAGTAACATCTTGTGGTATAAACGATTACGGTCGCATTAATTGAGCGGGCAGGCTATTTTCAAGTTTTTTAGAGGGCGAGACTTAATGAAATTTTTCACAAATTCTTCTTGACTCATTTTCTTCAATTTGTTAACATAGGTACTGAGAAACGGGAAAAACTATGTGTGACTCCTCTACCCAAATCTGTATCGGACAAATAAAGGCCAGCCAAAAAAGTCTAATTCAGTCTCTGTTGGGGAATTATCAGTCACATGCAATCAATTCTGAAAATTCGGTATTCTGATTATTTAAGGAGAAGAAATGGCTGAAACAAAATCACAGACACCAAAACTCGATGAGTTGGAAAAAGGGCGATGGCCCAGTTTTGTTAAAGAAATCAAAACTGCGGCGCAGAAAAGCCCTATGGCGGCTGACCTCTTAGGGCAGCTGGAACTCTCGTACAACGAAAAGATTGGCCACTGGAAGCATGGCGGCATTGTCGGCGTAATGGGTTACGGCGGCGGAGTCATCGGTCGTTACTCCGATGTCCCCGACAAATTCCCCAACGTTTCACACTTTCACACCATTCGTATCAATCAGCCGGCGGGATGGTTCTACACTTCCGATTCCCTGCGCAAACTCTGTGACATCTGGGAAAGACATGGCTCCGGTTTGACTAATATGCACGGCTCCACCGGCGATATTATCTTCCTGGGCACCAGCACTCCTCATCTGGAGCCGATATTTTCGGAATTGACCCAGGCTGGTTTCGACCTCGGCGGCTCCGGCTCCGATGTCCGCACACCTTCTTGCTGTGTCGGTCCGGCTCGCTGCGAATGGGCATGCTACGACACCCTGGCGTTATCTTATGACCTGACCATGAATTATCAGGACGAGCTGCATCGTCCGGCGTTTCCTTATAAG is a window from the Candidatus Zixiibacteriota bacterium genome containing:
- the dsrA gene encoding dissimilatory-type sulfite reductase subunit alpha, producing the protein MAETKSQTPKLDELEKGRWPSFVKEIKTAAQKSPMAADLLGQLELSYNEKIGHWKHGGIVGVMGYGGGVIGRYSDVPDKFPNVSHFHTIRINQPAGWFYTSDSLRKLCDIWERHGSGLTNMHGSTGDIIFLGTSTPHLEPIFSELTQAGFDLGGSGSDVRTPSCCVGPARCEWACYDTLALSYDLTMNYQDELHRPAFPYKFKFKMSGCPNDCVASIARADCSIIGTWRDSIQMDKDSVREYADRGMDIRSEVVDNCPAKCMDWDGKELHIDNSYCRRCMHCINIMPKALRPGKDRGAVVLLGSKAPIIEGALLSSVLMPFIKIEAPYRQIKDVIERIWDLWCEEGKNRERIGEFIQRVGLGNFLEAVELEPVAEMVAHPRENPYVFYEEYFVEDEEEEKK
- a CDS encoding hydrogenase iron-sulfur subunit is translated as MEPKIGVYICKGCEIGSAVDIEKLSGIALKDGKADLCKTHDMFCSLAGLELIKSDIATEGINRVVVAACSNRAFPELFDFGKDILTDRVNLREQVAWCHKPNDDDTQLIAEDYIRMGVARVRNSEPPQPFIEETSKTIMVVGGGKAGLTAAKASAAAGYKVILIEKENHLGGWAAKFSKVFPKTAPYQLPENSGIDELIKEVESNPHITVKKGTTISKTSGQPGKFSVVINDGSVDTELQVGAIVQATGWKSYDPAKLSRWGYGVTPDVVTNIDLETMVSNGGIKRPSDGKAIESIAFIQCAGSREPDHLPYCSAVCCRVSLKQALYVREKYPHARIFIIYRDLRATAQYELFYAHVQNDDAIFLTKGEIAAVNKTDGGKIAIDVRETLLGEDIRITADMVVLATGMVPSTKVDESETEAAPQETSESAETAAAPQDGLMADGKKEAAGAEKGAKILNLSYRQGTDLPTLKYGFPDSHYICFPYETRRTGIYAAGTVRAPMDLSASASDAYGAALKAIQAVESIARGAAVHPRAGDLSFPEFFMQRCTQCKRCTEECPFGTLDEDAKGTPLPNPFRCRRCGICMGACPERIISFKNYNVNMISQMIKAIHIPDEFEEKPRILAFICENDALPSLDMAGMKRLQYNAMVRLIPLRCLGSMNTIWVGDALASGFDGVLLIGCKKGDDYQCHFIRGSELAATRMSNVREKLKQLVLEEERVQLHEVAISDYARIPKIFDEFLETIERVGPNPYKGM